The DNA sequence TAAAAAGATTTCTCCCCAAAATTCTCCATCTGAAAAATCAGCAATTATCCATTTATGGTTTAAGAGTTTAACCGTGTTAATCATTAGTTTTCTACCGCTACTTGCAGAATATGGTACTAAAGGATGTTGTCCCTTAACTTCATTTAATTTATAAATTTCATCTTTAATAAACGGAATCAACGCACTCACATCATAACCATCTCTTTCAAAATAACTGATAGCATCTTCATTTCTTTCTAAATTAAAATGCGATAGATTATAAATTTCGTTTTGAAGCACTTCTAAAGAATCCGTGAAAATTACTTGGTTTTTTTCTAAGGATTTGATTTTCTTATCTTGAATTACTAAAATACGTTTTGAGCTTACATATTGAAACAACACAATGAGTGTCATAAAAATAAATAAATACATAAAAATTCGTTGTTTCATTTTTCTAAGTGTTTCAGTTAATTAAATTGATATTTGTAAATTGTCATATGCTAAAAACACATTTTTAGGAAGTGTTTTTTGAACTTCTTCATGAAACCCCATTAAATGACTTATATGGGTTAAATATGCCTTTTCTGGATTTACCTTTTTAATAAAATCTAAGGCCTCCTCCAAATTAAAATGTGAAATATGAGGCTCCTTCCTTAAAGCATTAATCACTAAAACTTTGATGTTTTTTATTTTTTCAATTTCCACAGGTTCTACTGTTTTCATATCCGTTAAATAGGCAAAGTTTCCAAATCTGTAACCAAAAACGTTTAGCTTATAATGTAAGCCTTTTATAGGTATGACTTTTAAACCGTGAAGTTTAAAAGGCTTGTTTTTTATAATATGGGTTGAAAGTGTTGGTACGCCAGGATATTTGTCTTTATCTGTAAAAATATAATCAAATCGCTTAGCTAAAGATTTTAGTACACGTTTATGAGCGTAAATATCTATATCACCTTGTCTAAAATAAAAGGGACGAATATCGTCTATGCCAGCCGTATGATCTGAATGTTCATGTGTAAAAATAATGCCATCTAATTTATAACAATTTATTCTTAGCATTTGTTGTCTAAAATCTGGTCCACAGTCAACAACATAAGCATAGGTATCCCATTCTACAAGTATAGACACGCGAAGCCTTTTATCTTTAGCATCTACACTCAAACATACCGGATGAGTGCTTCCAATAACAGGAACGCCTTGTGATGTGCCAGTGCCTAAAAATGTAATTTTCAAGAGTATTGTTTATTTTTCAAAACAAAAATAAGATTAATTTTTCTTTCATTTGGTTATTTAATACCTTTACGTACTTTATAAGTAACCATACAAGATACTATGGAGATAACCATAAAAGGAGATAAAGAGTTTGATGACATTCCATCATTAAAAACCAAAGCACTTCGGATTAATTTAAACGAAAATATTTACGGAACATTTGCTGAAATTGGAGCAGGACAAGAAACATGTCGGCATTTTTTTCGAGCTGGAGGGGCTTCTGGAACTATAGCCAAAGCAATGTCTGCTTACGATAAAGATTTTAGTGATGCAATTTATGGAGCTGAGGAAGATGGTAGATATGTTACCGAAGCTCGTTTAAGAAAAATGCTCACCCATGAAATGCATTTAATGGAAGATAGGTTAACGCGTGAAAAAAATCCTAATAAAATATTTTTCACTTATGCTAATACTGTTGCAACCATTGATTTTGCTAAACAATTTAAAGGTCACGGTTGGGTAGGTCTTAAATATCAAATTGATGCAGATCAAGACTACAACGAAATAATTTTACACTTTCGCTTTAAAGAAACCGATGCCCGCTTGCAGCAAGAAACTTTAGGGGTTTTGGGTACTAATTTAATTTATGGTGCTTTTTATAGCTATAATGAACCTAAAAAATTGCTTCGCCATTTATATGACCATTTAGATAAAGACCAATTAGAAATAGACACCATAAACTTTTCTGGTCCTGCATTTAAAGATGTTGACAACCGTTTGATGAGTTTGCAATTGGTTAAAAATGATATGACCGACGCCGTTGTTTTTGGCCCCGATGGTAAAAACATACTGCCTGCTAGAATTTTCTATAAGAAAAATATTTTGGCACTTCGTGGTAGTTTTAGACCTGTTACTAAAGTAAACATGGAGATGTATGAGAAATCATACAACATGTTTATTAAAGAAAAGAAAGTGGACAAAGATAAAACCGTTGTTGTTTTTGAAATCACCCTATCTAATTTGAGATCTGAAGGAGAAATTGATGAACAGGATTTCATGGATCGTGCAGATTTATTATGCTCTTTAGGACAAACGGTTATGATTTCTAATTTCCAAGAATACTATAAGGTGGTAGAATATTTCTCAAATTACTCTAAAGCCAGAATGGGGCTAACCATGGGGGTTAGTAATTTGGTAGATATTTTTGACGAAAAATATTATAGACACATTAGTGGTGGTATATTAGAAGCTTTTGGTAAATTATTTTTCAAAGATTTAAAAGTATATCTTTATCCAATGCATGACCCAAAAACGGGAGAATTGCTTAATAGTGAAAATCTGAAAGTATATCCACGTATGAAAGAATTGTATAAATTCTTTAAATACAACGGAAAAGTAATTGATATTGAAGATTATGACGAAAGTATCATGGATGTTTTTTCCAGAGAAATCTTACAAATGATTGCTAGTGGTAAAACTGGTTGGGAAGACATGCTCCCAGAAGGAACTGCAGATTTAATAAAAGATTACCGTCTTTTTGGTTATACACGAAAACCTTTAGTTTTAAGAAAAAGAAACCACAAATAATATAAACGCCTTTCATTTTATTATGAAAGGCATTTTTTTATTCTAAAATTTGTTCTGCGTGGCTTTTAGTTTTTACTTTTTCAATAACACGGTCCACGATTCCATTTTCATTTATTAAAAAAGTCATTCTGTGAATACCATCATATTCGCGTCCCATAAATTTTTTTGGTCCCCAAACGCCAAATGTATTAATTACAGTTTTATCCTCATCAGCTAAAAGGGGAAAAGGAAACTTATGTTTATTTTTAAAATTAGATTGTCTTTTTTCAGAATCCGCACTTACACCCAATAACTCATAACCCTGATCTTGTAAAACCTGATAATTATCTCTTAAATTACATGCCTCAACAGTACAGCCGGGAGTACTAGCCTTAGGATAAAAGAAAACAACTAATTTTTTTCCTTTATAATCACTTAATGAAATCGTATTTCCTTGCTCGTCTTTTGCCGAAAAATTAGGAACGGCATCACCTTGTTTTAGTGTAGTCATAGTATTAACTTTGATTTTTACAAAAATACAATTTATGACTAAGAAAGAGAAAGTTAACTACATTATTAATACACTTTATAAGCTTTACCCAGAAATTCCCATTCCTTTAGATCACAAAGACCCCTACACATTGCTTGTAGCGGTTTTACTTTCAGCGCAATGCACAGATGTCCGTGTTAACCAGATTACCCCTTTGTTATTTGCTAAAGCCGACAACCCTTATGATATGGTCAAACTTCAAGTTGAAGAAATTAAAGATATTATTAAACCTTGTGGTTTGTCTCCTATGAAAAGTAAAGGTATTCATGGGTTGTCAAAAATACTTATTGAGAAACACAATGGTAAAGTCCCTCAAAGTTTTGAAGCATTAGAGGAACTTCCTGCTGTTGGTCACAAAACAGCTAGTGTGGTAATGTCTCAAGCCTTTGGAGTGCCTGCTTTTCCCGTAGATACACATATACACAGGCTCATGCATCGATGGAATTTAACCAATGGAAAAAATGTTATCCAAACCGAAAAAGACGCAAAACGTTTATTTCCGAAGGAATTATGGAATGATTTACATCTTCAAATTATTTGGTATGGACGCGAATATTCTCCTGCTCGAGGTTGGGATTTAGAAAAAGATATTATCACCAAAACAATTGGAAGAAAGTCAATAATCAACGATTACAATAAAACAAAAAATTCCTGATAACAATATATCAGGAATTTTTCTAACTAATTAAGAAGTGCTTCAAACTTCAATTTATTACAATTAATAACACTTAAAGCCTTGGAATAATTCAAAAGAAAATCAATCGTTTCTTTTGCCGGTTTTAGTTCGTTCACTTTATTAATAGAATTATCAGAGTAAATTTTTGCCATTTTTTATTATTTAAGTTTATATACCTCAATAACGCAGCAAAATTCACTTTATTGTATCTTTAAAAACACAGTTGGATTTAATTGGTTAAAACAATATTATGCTTATCAATTATTTTTCTTAAATTAATCAAAGCGTAGCGCATTCTTCCTAAGGCTGTATTAATGCTAACCCCTGTTCTATCTGATATTTCCTTAAAACTCATGTCGTCATAAATGCGCATTAACAAAACTTCTTTCTGGTCATCTGGAAGCTTATTAATCAATCGTCTAACATCATTATCTACTTGATCTTTAATAAGTTTTTTTTCAGCATTGAGAGTTGGATCGCCTAATACCGAAAAAATACTGAATTCACCAGTATTGTCAAATTTTGGCATTCTGCTATTTTTTCTAAAATAATCTATTACAAGATTATGTGCTATTCGCATCACCCATGGGAGAAATTTACCTTCTTCATTGTAAGCACCCCGCTTTAAGGTTTTAATAACTTTTATAAAAGTATCTTGAAAAATATCTTCTGTAATATCTCTGTCGTATACTTTTGAATAAATAAAACTATAGATTCGTTGTTTGTGCCTGTTTATAAGTGTCTCTAAAGAACTTTCGTTTCCTTTAATGTAAGAACTAACAAGAATAGCGTCAGAAATGGGTTCGTTGTACATAATCATTACTTTTAATGCGCAGAAGAAATCTTCGTTGCTTGGGGTTAAATGTTTAAAAAGTAATGTTTTGCTATAGGCGTAAATTATTATAATTGAATCAAATATAACAACAATCACACCTAAATAGCAAAATTTTTTTCTTTTTTTTAAAAACTAAGTTGCATAGAATAACTTTATAGTAGTTGAAATACTTATAGTACCTTTGCATTAATTTTTCTTAAAAAAGTCCATGAGCACAAGTCTTTCTGATGTAAACCCAAAACAAAATATTATTATTAAAGGTGCTAAATTGCACAATTTAAAAAATATTGATGTTGTCATACCTAGAAACAAATTAGTAGTTATTACGGGGTTATCGGGTTCTGGAAAGTCAAGTTTAGCGTTTGATACCTTGTATGCCGAAGGTCAAAGACGTTATGTAGAAAGTCTTTCTAGTTATGCCAGGCAATTTTTAGGTAGGTTGAATAAACCAAAAGTAGATTATATAAAAGGTATTGCGCCTGCCATTGCTATTGAACAAAAAGTCAATTCAACCAATCCGCGTTCAACAGTTGGCACAACTACAGAAATTTATGATTATTTAAAATTGCTATTTGCCAGAATAGGAAAAACCTACTCTCCTGTATCAGGTGTTGAAATAAAAAAAGATACGGTATCAGATGTTGTTAACCATTTAAAAACGTACGTTGTAGGCGAAAAACTGCTTCTGCTCGCTCCTATTTATTTAGAAGAAGGCCGAACCCTAGAAGACAAATTAAAAACACTTCACAAACAAGGTTATGCCAGAATTAAGATAGATAACACTGTTTTGAGAATAGATGAATTAGAAAACTATCAAACTATAAACAAGGTGTTTTTAGTAGTTGATAGAATCATTATTAAAGATGAAGAAGATTTTCACAATAGATTAGCAGACGCTATACAAATTGCTTTTTTTGAAGGCAAAGGCCAATGTATTATAGAAACTTTAAAAGATAATAATACACATCATTTTAGTAACAAATTTGAAGCTGATGGTATTAGTTTTTTAGAGCCAAATGTTCATTTGTTTAGTTTTAATAATCCATATGGTGCTTGCCCAAAATGTGAAGGCTATGGTGATATTATTGGTATTGATGAGGATTTAGTAATTCCTAATACGGCTCTTTCGGTTTATGAAAATGCTATTTTTCCCTGGCGTGGTGAAAGCATGAGTTGGTATCGAGATCAATTAGTAAACAATTCTCATAAGTTTAATTTCCCAATACACAAACCTTATTTTCAATTAAGCAACGAGCAAAAAGAACTTATTTGGACTGGAAACCAGTATTTTGAAGGCTTAAATTCTTTTTTTGCTGAATTAGAATCTAAGG is a window from the Pseudalgibacter alginicilyticus genome containing:
- a CDS encoding MBL fold metallo-hydrolase, encoding MKITFLGTGTSQGVPVIGSTHPVCLSVDAKDKRLRVSILVEWDTYAYVVDCGPDFRQQMLRINCYKLDGIIFTHEHSDHTAGIDDIRPFYFRQGDIDIYAHKRVLKSLAKRFDYIFTDKDKYPGVPTLSTHIIKNKPFKLHGLKVIPIKGLHYKLNVFGYRFGNFAYLTDMKTVEPVEIEKIKNIKVLVINALRKEPHISHFNLEEALDFIKKVNPEKAYLTHISHLMGFHEEVQKTLPKNVFLAYDNLQISI
- the bcp gene encoding thioredoxin-dependent thiol peroxidase — protein: MTTLKQGDAVPNFSAKDEQGNTISLSDYKGKKLVVFFYPKASTPGCTVEACNLRDNYQVLQDQGYELLGVSADSEKRQSNFKNKHKFPFPLLADEDKTVINTFGVWGPKKFMGREYDGIHRMTFLINENGIVDRVIEKVKTKSHAEQILE
- a CDS encoding endonuclease III domain-containing protein; the protein is MTKKEKVNYIINTLYKLYPEIPIPLDHKDPYTLLVAVLLSAQCTDVRVNQITPLLFAKADNPYDMVKLQVEEIKDIIKPCGLSPMKSKGIHGLSKILIEKHNGKVPQSFEALEELPAVGHKTASVVMSQAFGVPAFPVDTHIHRLMHRWNLTNGKNVIQTEKDAKRLFPKELWNDLHLQIIWYGREYSPARGWDLEKDIITKTIGRKSIINDYNKTKNS
- a CDS encoding RNA polymerase sigma factor, which gives rise to MYNEPISDAILVSSYIKGNESSLETLINRHKQRIYSFIYSKVYDRDITEDIFQDTFIKVIKTLKRGAYNEEGKFLPWVMRIAHNLVIDYFRKNSRMPKFDNTGEFSIFSVLGDPTLNAEKKLIKDQVDNDVRRLINKLPDDQKEVLLMRIYDDMSFKEISDRTGVSINTALGRMRYALINLRKIIDKHNIVLTN